A region of the Denitrificimonas caeni genome:
ATTGAACCGCGCGCAGCCATCATCAGTAATGCGCCGCAAACCAATGGCAGCAATACGGGTACCAATAATAAATTATTCATCGTGTAGCTCCGACACGTTTTTTATTGGCTCGATTGGATTTACGCCGTGGTTTATTTTCTTTTTTGGGTTTTTCGACGCCATCCACATGGTCATTACCCAGCTCAGTATGTGCACGTAACGCCAAGATCAAGACAAAAGCAGTCATGGCAAACCCAATCACAATAGCAGTTAGCACCAAGGCCTGCGGCACTGGGTCGGTGTAATTGGTGGCGTCACTGAGCACTGCGGGCTTCCCTGTATGCAAGCGACCCATAACGAATAAGAACAAGTTAACCGCATAGGAAAACAAGGTTAACCCCAAGGCAACAC
Encoded here:
- a CDS encoding Na+/H+ antiporter subunit C, which gives rise to MELLVAIAIGVLTFSGVYLILRARTFSVALGLTLFSYAVNLFLFVMGRLHTGKPAVLSDATNYTDPVPQALVLTAIVIGFAMTAFVLILALRAHTELGNDHVDGVEKPKKENKPRRKSNRANKKRVGATR